Proteins encoded by one window of Streptomyces sp. NBC_01571:
- a CDS encoding epimerase, with product MKVVLPGGTGQVGTILDRALTAAGHEVTVVTRRPVRAHDIGWDGATLGRWAAAVDGCDVVINLVGHSVSCRYTAENLRAMMDSRVDSARVVGEAIAAAARPPRVWLQMSTATVYAHRFDAAHDEATGVIGGSEDGVPDYWAYSVEIAKNWERTQAEAPTPATRKVALRSAMVMSPDRGGVFDVLSRLVRLGLGGPVAGGAQYVSWIHDEDFVRAVEFLIARDDLDGPVNLASPGPLPHRDFMRALRTAWGVPLGLPATRWMAELGAFALRSDTELLLKSRRVVPGRLRSAGFTFACPEWQSAATSLVRRARPARLPDPGPTEAGTT from the coding sequence ATGAAGGTAGTGCTGCCCGGGGGAACCGGACAGGTGGGCACGATTCTCGACCGTGCGCTGACGGCGGCCGGCCACGAGGTCACGGTGGTGACCCGGCGTCCCGTGCGGGCGCACGACATCGGATGGGACGGGGCCACGCTCGGCCGCTGGGCCGCGGCGGTCGACGGCTGCGATGTCGTGATCAACCTGGTCGGGCACAGCGTCTCCTGCCGTTACACCGCCGAGAACCTGCGAGCCATGATGGACTCCCGCGTGGATTCGGCGCGGGTGGTCGGCGAGGCGATCGCCGCCGCCGCGCGGCCACCACGCGTCTGGCTGCAGATGAGTACGGCGACGGTCTACGCCCACCGCTTCGACGCGGCACACGACGAGGCGACCGGAGTGATCGGAGGCTCGGAGGACGGAGTGCCGGACTACTGGGCGTACAGCGTCGAGATCGCGAAGAACTGGGAGCGCACGCAGGCCGAGGCGCCGACTCCCGCGACCCGCAAGGTGGCGCTGCGCTCGGCGATGGTCATGAGCCCGGATCGGGGCGGCGTGTTCGACGTACTGTCACGACTGGTGCGACTCGGGCTGGGCGGTCCGGTGGCCGGCGGCGCGCAGTACGTCTCCTGGATCCACGACGAGGACTTCGTGCGAGCGGTGGAGTTCCTGATCGCCCGGGACGACCTCGACGGGCCGGTGAACCTCGCCTCGCCCGGCCCCCTTCCACACCGCGACTTCATGCGGGCGCTGCGCACGGCCTGGGGCGTCCCGCTGGGGCTGCCGGCGACGCGCTGGATGGCCGAGTTGGGGGCGTTCGCGCTCCGCTCGGACACGGAGCTGCTGCTCAAGAGCCGTCGGGTGGTGCCGGGCCGGCTGCGCTCAGCCGGGTTCACTTTCGCCTGTCCCGAGTGGCAGAGTGCCGCCACGTCCCTCGTGCGGCGGGCCAGGCCGGCGCGTCTGCCGGACCCGGGGCCGACGGAGGCCGGGACGACTTGA
- a CDS encoding SpoIIE family protein phosphatase, with product MGMPSMHFSESPEDPFALERGASAVLDDRGAVVGWSARAQELLGYPGKEVLGRMWQDLLVDARDLPVVRSVVMDAMRTGGWFGVLPVRHRDGRRVEMGFRARAITRDGDAREWFLVGAPAAEVIAWQRDRALLDGLYHRSPIGLVVHGPDRRVIRVNRAVEKASGVPAEAPVGHRPSEFMVDEDAGPAEERVRHVLETGEPLIFTEQSARARHDPGRERIVSVSAFRMEDPAGRVLGVAETIEDVTDRHRARRRLALMNEASARIGTSLDVAQTARELAEVAADGLADYCSVDLLKPVTLGGEPRSGMTGALLRVALSPPEPRVPYQEGEVVPLLPESPQARCLAERRPILERLLSLRPEWYAMDRRRIEIAMGLGVHSLIVVPLVARGLVLGVVSLWRVRHSEPFEDDDAAVAHELSSRAAVCIENARRFTQQQSAALTLQRSLLPSAASDLPAVEVACRYLPASGEPGIGGDWFDVIPLSGARVALVVGDVVGHGIHAAASMGRLRAAVRTLASLDLEPDEVVARLDDLVSLLAAELEANAGDGPTVEQMLGATCVYAVYDPVSRRCSLARAGHPAPAVSTPDGEVTVLDLPAGPPLGLGGLPFETYDLDLPEGSLLTLYTNGLLEARNSDVDAALERLHECLTHTDDSLDSTCRAVVEALLPKERLPTDDVALLIARTRVLPPQDVATWQLPLEATAAARARELTTAKLTEWGLEEMAFTTELVASELVTNTYRYAAGPVTLRLIRTHSLICEVSDASHTSPHLRRALSTDEGGRGLFLVAQLTERWGTRYTHDGKTVWTEQPLPHA from the coding sequence ATGGGGATGCCGTCGATGCATTTCAGCGAGAGCCCCGAGGATCCGTTCGCCCTGGAGCGCGGTGCCTCGGCCGTGCTCGACGATCGGGGCGCCGTGGTCGGCTGGAGCGCCCGCGCCCAGGAGCTGCTGGGTTATCCGGGCAAGGAAGTGCTCGGACGGATGTGGCAGGACCTTCTCGTGGACGCCCGTGACCTGCCGGTCGTGCGGTCCGTCGTCATGGACGCCATGCGGACGGGAGGCTGGTTCGGGGTCCTGCCCGTCCGACACCGCGACGGGCGACGGGTGGAGATGGGTTTCCGGGCCCGCGCGATCACTCGGGACGGGGACGCCCGGGAATGGTTCCTGGTCGGGGCCCCCGCCGCGGAGGTCATCGCCTGGCAGCGGGACCGTGCGCTGCTGGACGGCCTGTACCACCGGTCCCCGATCGGTCTGGTGGTCCATGGCCCGGACCGGAGAGTGATCCGGGTCAACCGCGCGGTCGAAAAGGCGAGCGGTGTCCCTGCCGAGGCGCCGGTGGGCCATCGCCCCAGCGAATTCATGGTCGACGAGGACGCGGGTCCGGCCGAGGAACGGGTACGGCACGTCCTGGAGACCGGCGAGCCGTTGATCTTCACGGAGCAGTCGGCCCGGGCACGCCATGATCCGGGTCGGGAACGGATCGTTTCCGTCTCGGCGTTCCGGATGGAAGACCCCGCGGGCCGGGTCCTCGGCGTGGCCGAGACGATCGAGGACGTGACCGACCGCCACCGGGCCCGGCGCAGGCTCGCCCTGATGAACGAGGCGAGCGCCCGGATCGGAACCTCACTGGACGTGGCACAGACGGCCCGGGAGCTTGCCGAGGTGGCCGCCGACGGCCTGGCCGACTACTGCTCCGTGGACCTCCTGAAGCCGGTGACACTCGGTGGCGAGCCACGCTCCGGTATGACAGGTGCGCTGCTCCGCGTGGCCCTCTCGCCGCCGGAACCCCGGGTGCCGTACCAGGAGGGCGAGGTGGTCCCGCTCCTTCCGGAATCCCCGCAGGCGCGGTGCCTCGCCGAGCGCCGCCCGATTCTCGAACGGCTGCTGTCCCTCCGGCCCGAGTGGTACGCCATGGACCGGCGGCGGATCGAGATCGCCATGGGTCTCGGCGTTCACTCACTGATCGTGGTGCCCTTGGTGGCTCGCGGCCTGGTACTGGGCGTGGTCAGCCTGTGGCGCGTGCGTCATTCGGAGCCTTTCGAGGACGACGACGCCGCGGTGGCCCACGAGCTCTCCTCGCGTGCGGCCGTCTGCATCGAGAACGCGCGCCGCTTCACCCAGCAGCAGAGCGCCGCGCTGACTCTGCAGCGCAGTCTGCTGCCGAGCGCGGCGTCCGACCTGCCGGCGGTGGAGGTGGCCTGCCGATACCTCCCGGCGAGCGGTGAACCGGGCATCGGCGGTGACTGGTTCGACGTGATCCCGCTGTCCGGGGCCCGGGTCGCACTCGTCGTGGGCGACGTGGTCGGCCACGGGATCCACGCCGCGGCCTCGATGGGCCGCCTGCGCGCCGCCGTGCGCACTCTGGCCAGCCTCGACCTGGAACCGGACGAGGTGGTGGCGCGGCTGGACGATCTGGTCAGTCTGCTGGCCGCCGAGCTGGAGGCGAACGCCGGCGACGGGCCCACGGTGGAACAGATGCTCGGGGCCACCTGTGTGTACGCGGTCTACGATCCGGTCTCCCGGCGCTGCTCCCTGGCACGCGCCGGCCACCCGGCGCCGGCGGTGTCCACCCCGGACGGCGAGGTGACCGTGCTCGACCTGCCCGCCGGTCCGCCGCTGGGTCTGGGCGGGCTGCCGTTCGAGACGTACGACCTCGACCTCCCCGAGGGCAGCCTGCTCACGCTCTACACCAACGGTCTTCTGGAGGCGCGCAACAGCGACGTCGACGCCGCGCTGGAGCGCCTGCACGAATGCCTCACCCACACCGACGATTCCCTGGACAGCACCTGCCGCGCCGTGGTCGAAGCGCTGCTGCCGAAGGAACGCCTCCCCACCGACGACGTCGCGCTGCTCATCGCCCGCACCCGGGTGCTCCCACCACAGGATGTCGCCACATGGCAGCTGCCCCTGGAGGCGACCGCCGCTGCCCGTGCCAGGGAGCTGACCACGGCGAAACTGACCGAATGGGGGCTGGAGGAAATGGCCTTCACCACCGAGCTGGTCGCCAGCGAACTCGTCACCAACACCTACCGCTACGCGGCCGGCCCCGTCACCCTGCGCCTCATCCGTACGCACAGCCTGATCTGTGAGGTGTCGGACGCCAGCCACACCTCCCCGCACCTCCGGCGGGCCCTCAGCACGGACGAGGGCGGACGCGGGCTCTTCCTGGTCGCGCAGCTCACGGAGCGGTGGGGCACCCGTTACACCCACGACGGCAAGACCGTCTGGACGGAACAGCCTCTGCCGCACGCATGA
- the msrA gene encoding peptide-methionine (S)-S-oxide reductase MsrA: MFLYSRTPQLPTAEQALSGRSEPIFTVPDRHTVLGTPLLGPYPEGLEIADFGLGCFWGAERKFWQLPKGVYTTLVGYQGGFTENPTYEEVCSGLTGHTEAVRVVHDPAEVSYGELLKLFWESHDPTQGFRQGNDSGTQYRSAVYTHTPAQAAAASASREAYQKVLTRSGHGTITTELLPAEGRTFYPAEAYHQQYLHRNIDGYCGIGGTGVSCPIGVAEGADRP; this comes from the coding sequence ATGTTCCTGTACAGCCGCACCCCACAGCTCCCGACCGCCGAGCAGGCCCTGTCCGGACGGTCCGAGCCGATCTTCACGGTCCCCGACCGGCACACGGTCCTCGGCACGCCCCTCCTCGGCCCCTACCCCGAGGGCCTGGAGATCGCCGACTTCGGCCTGGGCTGTTTCTGGGGCGCCGAGCGCAAGTTCTGGCAGCTGCCGAAGGGCGTGTACACGACCCTCGTCGGCTACCAGGGCGGCTTCACCGAGAACCCCACCTACGAGGAGGTCTGCTCGGGCCTGACCGGCCACACGGAGGCCGTCCGCGTGGTCCACGACCCGGCCGAGGTCTCGTACGGGGAGCTGCTGAAACTCTTCTGGGAGTCCCACGACCCGACCCAGGGCTTCCGCCAGGGCAACGACTCCGGCACGCAGTACCGCTCCGCCGTCTACACCCACACCCCGGCCCAGGCAGCCGCCGCGAGCGCCTCCCGCGAGGCCTACCAGAAGGTCCTCACACGCTCGGGCCACGGCACGATCACCACGGAACTCCTCCCGGCGGAGGGCCGCACCTTCTATCCGGCGGAGGCGTACCACCAGCAGTATCTGCACCGCAACATCGACGGCTACTGCGGGATCGGCGGGACCGGTGTGTCCTGCCCGATCGGCGTGGCCGAGGGGGCCGACCGGCCGTGA